One Thiocapsa bogorovii DNA segment encodes these proteins:
- a CDS encoding sensor histidine kinase — protein sequence MRPIPYSQARRGRDVEPICTLQRWRNTLFGSLFGSGQMSAMRIAALFALLFISPALPAQDRGEPYRVLVLHSHRSSLPANTDWYKGIVRGFASAPDMQVQIDVEAPDLTRVDDANYVAELRRSYGHKYRDYRPELVIATYTPAFEFLFNYGEELFPGVPIVFCDADGRIVGAHKLPATMTGVTFNADIAGTLELALALHPDTERVAVIVGAGAYGQWYERLAEQAFQSLKTRPDLVWLKGLPSNELSEAVSRLPARTVILYLIQYQDRAGNAYTPHSILRDVVDVASVPTYGLWDTLIGTGIVGGRLVALEDDGFRAAEMGVRILRGEAPQAIPVVNRLHNPAIFDAPALARWRIDDDRLPAGSRIRNRQPSLLQEHPGAIATGALVIALQGLLIAALFVNRRRLQRTELALRDENARGKQTMNDMIALRAALARYGKQRSLGAMATAIAHEINQPLIAIQNYAQAAKRRLRSGNDQTSKLQALFEKIEGQATRAGEITHKVRAFISTKQVALEPLPLCATLKEAVRMMELETERRGCIIDCTSAGELPAVLADGLQVQLVLVNLLQNALQSVCGDEASDRRVRVHAERIDGDVQVCVSDRGPGVPSQQVEAIFEPLHSTKSGGMGMGLSICQEIIEAHGGRLWYEPNPAGGAMFCFTLRVASHDKNS from the coding sequence ATGAGACCAATCCCGTACAGTCAAGCACGGCGGGGCCGCGATGTTGAGCCGATCTGCACCCTCCAGCGCTGGCGCAACACGTTGTTCGGCTCTTTGTTCGGCTCCGGCCAGATGAGCGCGATGCGGATCGCTGCACTCTTCGCTCTCTTGTTCATTTCCCCCGCGCTGCCGGCCCAAGATCGCGGCGAGCCCTACCGGGTGCTGGTGTTGCATTCGCACAGAAGCAGCCTGCCCGCGAACACGGATTGGTATAAAGGTATCGTGCGGGGATTTGCCTCGGCGCCTGACATGCAAGTCCAAATCGATGTCGAAGCGCCTGATCTGACGCGCGTCGACGATGCAAACTACGTCGCTGAGCTACGCCGCAGCTATGGCCATAAGTACCGCGACTACAGGCCTGAGCTGGTCATCGCGACCTACACGCCGGCCTTCGAGTTTCTGTTCAACTATGGGGAAGAGCTGTTTCCTGGTGTGCCGATCGTGTTCTGCGACGCGGATGGCCGCATCGTGGGCGCACACAAACTGCCGGCGACCATGACCGGCGTCACTTTCAATGCCGACATCGCCGGCACGCTGGAATTGGCATTGGCGCTGCATCCCGACACCGAGCGGGTGGCCGTGATCGTCGGGGCCGGTGCGTATGGCCAATGGTACGAGCGCCTTGCAGAACAGGCATTTCAATCACTGAAGACCCGCCCTGACCTTGTCTGGTTGAAGGGTCTGCCATCGAACGAGCTCTCGGAGGCGGTCAGTCGGCTGCCGGCCCGAACGGTGATCCTCTACCTGATCCAATATCAGGACCGAGCCGGCAATGCCTACACGCCGCATAGCATCCTTCGCGATGTCGTCGATGTCGCCAGCGTGCCGACCTATGGTCTCTGGGACACCCTGATCGGCACCGGTATCGTCGGCGGTCGCCTGGTTGCTCTGGAGGACGACGGGTTTCGCGCGGCAGAGATGGGCGTGCGCATCCTCCGGGGCGAAGCGCCGCAAGCGATACCTGTCGTCAACCGGCTGCACAACCCGGCGATCTTCGACGCCCCGGCGCTTGCGCGTTGGCGGATCGACGACGACCGATTGCCCGCGGGCAGCCGCATCCGCAACCGCCAACCCTCGCTGCTGCAGGAACATCCAGGCGCGATCGCCACCGGGGCTCTCGTCATCGCCTTGCAGGGGCTGCTGATCGCGGCCCTGTTCGTGAACCGGAGACGCTTGCAGCGGACCGAGCTCGCACTGCGCGACGAGAACGCCCGCGGCAAGCAGACCATGAACGACATGATCGCACTGCGCGCAGCACTCGCCCGATACGGCAAGCAGCGCAGCCTCGGCGCGATGGCCACGGCCATTGCTCACGAGATCAATCAGCCGCTGATCGCTATCCAGAACTACGCCCAGGCGGCGAAACGGCGCCTGCGCAGTGGCAACGATCAAACCTCCAAGCTGCAAGCCTTGTTCGAGAAGATCGAGGGCCAAGCGACTCGGGCGGGTGAGATCACCCATAAGGTGCGGGCATTCATCAGTACCAAGCAGGTCGCCCTGGAGCCGCTGCCGCTCTGCGCGACCTTGAAAGAGGCGGTCAGGATGATGGAGCTGGAGACCGAGAGGCGTGGCTGCATCATCGACTGCACGTCCGCCGGAGAGCTCCCCGCCGTCCTTGCCGACGGCCTTCAGGTCCAATTGGTGTTGGTCAACCTGCTACAGAACGCGCTTCAGTCGGTCTGCGGTGACGAAGCGAGCGATCGCCGTGTGCGCGTCCATGCCGAAAGGATCGACGGCGACGTCCAGGTCTGCGTCTCGGACCGGGGACCCGGGGTACCGTCGCAGCAGGTCGAGGCCATCTTCGAACCGCTGCATTCCACTAAGAGCGGCGGCATGGGCATGGGCCTGTCGATTTGCCAAGAGATCATTGAAGCCCACGGCGGACGACTTTGGTACGAGCCCAACCCCGCTGGCGGTGCGATGTTCTGCTTTACGCTGCGCGTGGCCAGCCATGATAAAAACAGCTAA
- a CDS encoding response regulator, with protein MPTVTVSVVSADPAMRAYLADLLRSASLRSKAFTDLQACLDHVGSDRIGCLLVDMPANDSGGSEPSQLAAACVRMPTLVIVDRGDVPQAVSALKAGGLVILERPVTRADLLAGIRRAGSDERLRT; from the coding sequence ATGCCAACAGTGACGGTGTCTGTGGTCAGCGCTGACCCCGCCATGCGCGCCTATCTCGCTGATTTGCTGCGCTCCGCGAGCCTGCGCAGCAAGGCGTTCACCGATCTGCAGGCTTGCCTCGATCATGTCGGCTCAGACCGGATCGGCTGTCTGCTTGTCGATATGCCGGCCAATGATTCCGGTGGCTCCGAGCCGAGCCAGCTCGCCGCCGCCTGCGTCCGAATGCCGACGCTGGTCATCGTCGATCGCGGCGACGTCCCGCAGGCAGTCAGCGCCTTGAAGGCCGGCGGGTTGGTCATCCTGGAGAGGCCGGTCACACGCGCCGACCTGTTGGCTGGCATCCGAAGGGCAGGGTCCGACGAGCGGTTACGTACGTAG
- a CDS encoding TAXI family TRAP transporter solute-binding subunit, with protein sequence MSKLPPMHSSTSRLLLALLLMAAIPVASGESAQSARTEATTLVLGTATPGGGFQLFGQTLADVINAIDPSLRIETVATQGSSENLTLLEAGAVDIGLVEGNAAHNSLQGLGRTSADLKVVSVMYPNPGMFVVRADSPYQRIEDLKARPVAFGTHASGLRLLAYDVLDGIGLNPETDFNPVILERAADGPRLLLEGKVEALWGAGIGWPGFVRAADSASGARFIAPTGEQVEQILTRHPHLRAMSVPAGSYRGQKQRIDSVGLWSLILTRPQLPDALAYRLAEAIHRGAQPLSARLAQWRFTTMQNTATQVPAEHLHPGVVRYLREQGSSD encoded by the coding sequence ATGTCCAAGCTTCCCCCTATGCACTCGAGCACCTCCCGATTATTACTCGCGCTGCTCCTAATGGCGGCCATTCCGGTCGCCTCCGGCGAATCGGCCCAAAGCGCTCGCACCGAAGCCACCACGCTAGTGCTCGGTACCGCTACTCCAGGTGGCGGCTTCCAGCTGTTCGGTCAAACGCTGGCAGACGTCATCAACGCGATCGACCCGAGCCTCCGTATTGAGACCGTCGCCACACAGGGCAGCAGCGAGAACCTTACCCTGCTGGAGGCGGGCGCCGTGGATATCGGTCTGGTCGAGGGCAACGCCGCACACAATTCGTTGCAGGGTCTTGGGCGGACATCGGCCGACTTGAAGGTGGTATCGGTCATGTATCCGAACCCAGGCATGTTCGTCGTACGCGCCGATTCCCCCTACCAACGCATCGAGGATCTCAAGGCCAGACCCGTCGCCTTCGGTACCCATGCATCCGGGCTGCGCCTGCTTGCCTACGACGTGCTCGACGGCATCGGGTTGAACCCCGAAACGGACTTCAATCCTGTCATCCTTGAGCGCGCCGCGGACGGTCCGCGCCTGCTGCTGGAGGGCAAGGTTGAGGCGTTATGGGGAGCAGGCATCGGCTGGCCTGGCTTCGTTCGCGCCGCGGATAGCGCGTCGGGCGCACGCTTCATCGCACCGACCGGCGAGCAGGTGGAGCAGATCCTCACCAGGCATCCGCATCTGCGCGCCATGTCGGTACCCGCGGGCAGTTATCGAGGTCAGAAGCAACGCATCGACTCGGTGGGTCTCTGGTCCCTGATCCTCACGCGGCCGCAATTGCCCGATGCCCTCGCGTACCGTCTTGCGGAGGCGATTCATCGCGGTGCGCAGCCGCTCTCGGCGCGCCTCGCGCAATGGCGCTTCACGACCATGCAGAATACCGCGACGCAGGTGCCGGCCGAGCATCTGCATCCTGGCGTCGTCCGCTACCTGCGGGAACAGGGGTCGTCTGACTGA
- a CDS encoding response regulator transcription factor gives MFIVDDDDAVRDSIQELLASVGLRAECHASGQAFLDAFEPERPGCLILDVRMAGISGLAVQERLNALGTTLPIIMLTAHGDVPIAVQAMQAGAVDFLQKPYRDQALLDSVNRALGLDLGARRSGTGDGDLAQGLSLLTQREREVFDNLLKGGTSKEIARELDVSHRTIEAHRQNLLRKLGLSSVKELLALALASRRER, from the coding sequence GTGTTCATCGTCGATGACGACGATGCGGTGCGCGACTCGATACAGGAATTGCTCGCGTCCGTCGGGCTGCGCGCCGAGTGCCATGCCTCCGGTCAGGCGTTCCTGGACGCATTCGAGCCGGAACGCCCCGGATGCCTGATCCTCGACGTGCGGATGGCGGGCATCAGCGGTCTGGCGGTGCAAGAACGACTCAACGCACTGGGTACGACCCTGCCGATCATCATGCTCACCGCCCATGGCGACGTCCCCATAGCAGTCCAGGCCATGCAGGCCGGGGCCGTCGATTTCCTGCAGAAGCCCTACCGGGACCAGGCCTTGTTGGATAGCGTCAATCGGGCGTTGGGGCTGGACCTTGGCGCGCGGCGATCAGGCACCGGGGACGGCGATCTCGCCCAGGGTCTCAGCTTGCTGACGCAGCGCGAACGCGAGGTGTTCGACAACTTGCTCAAGGGCGGCACCAGCAAAGAGATCGCCCGCGAACTGGATGTCAGCCATCGCACTATCGAGGCCCATCGCCAGAATCTGCTGCGAAAGCTGGGCCTGAGCTCCGTCAAGGAGCTGCTTGCGTTGGCGCTGGCGTCGCGGAGGGAACGCTAG
- a CDS encoding IS1380-like element ISTro1 family transposase yields the protein MPESTPEQLRFPPVAGFTVRGDFDGGAMSSDFGPMILRGVDRQIGLTERLSAAIDDWRHPSYTTHPMRELIAQRVYQIACAYEDGNDANALRRDALFKLGLERKPLDATTDLASGPTFSRLENGVGARDLYRMAQAFVEAFIASYPKAPQVIVLDMDHSEDATHGQQEFAFYNHHYGNHCYLPLFLFEGLSGKFITAVLRPGKRPTGAENAMILKRVLKRLRAAWPRTRIILRGDGHFSNPELMALAMADPLTDFIFGLAGNRALTPRAEPFLADARKLHALRIENARRADADVPERTRTYHEVDYRAGSWPGACRTILKAEVTARGDNLRFVVTSLDLPSPECVYRDLYCARGQDENFIKMIKNDLASDRTSDSTFLANQMRLFFSCAAYVLHQTLRTEVLVGTELANAQPATVIIKLFKLAVRVVQYKDRVRLHLPSSCPVKTLLQQVTERLFNAQPRAAPA from the coding sequence ATGCCCGAGTCTACCCCGGAACAGCTGCGTTTTCCCCCGGTCGCCGGTTTCACGGTCCGCGGCGACTTCGACGGCGGCGCCATGTCGTCTGACTTTGGCCCCATGATTCTGCGCGGGGTTGATCGGCAGATCGGCCTGACCGAGCGGTTGAGCGCAGCGATCGATGATTGGCGCCATCCGTCCTACACCACCCATCCGATGCGTGAGCTGATCGCGCAACGGGTCTACCAGATCGCCTGTGCTTACGAAGACGGCAACGACGCCAATGCGCTGCGCCGTGATGCGCTGTTCAAGCTGGGGCTGGAGCGCAAGCCGCTGGATGCGACGACGGACCTGGCCAGCGGGCCGACCTTCTCGCGTTTGGAGAATGGGGTCGGCGCGCGCGACCTCTACCGCATGGCGCAGGCCTTCGTCGAGGCCTTCATCGCCAGCTACCCGAAGGCGCCGCAGGTGATCGTGCTCGATATGGACCACTCCGAAGACGCCACCCATGGCCAGCAGGAGTTCGCGTTCTACAATCATCACTACGGCAACCATTGCTACTTGCCGCTGTTTCTCTTCGAGGGCCTCTCGGGGAAGTTCATCACCGCGGTGCTGCGTCCCGGCAAGCGCCCCACCGGCGCCGAGAACGCGATGATCCTCAAGCGCGTGCTCAAGCGGCTGCGGGCCGCGTGGCCACGCACACGCATCATCCTGCGCGGCGACGGACACTTCTCCAACCCCGAGTTGATGGCCTTGGCGATGGCCGATCCGTTGACGGATTTCATCTTCGGCCTGGCGGGTAACCGGGCTCTCACGCCACGGGCCGAGCCGTTCTTGGCCGACGCCCGCAAGCTCCATGCGCTGCGCATCGAGAACGCCCGGCGCGCCGACGCCGACGTACCCGAGCGGACCCGCACCTACCACGAGGTTGACTACCGTGCCGGTTCCTGGCCCGGCGCGTGTCGGACCATCCTCAAAGCCGAGGTGACGGCGCGCGGCGACAACCTCCGCTTCGTCGTCACCTCCTTGGACTTGCCCAGTCCCGAGTGCGTCTACCGCGATCTGTACTGCGCGCGCGGCCAGGACGAGAACTTCATCAAAATGATCAAGAACGATCTGGCCAGCGATCGCACTTCCGACAGCACCTTCTTGGCCAATCAGATGCGCTTGTTCTTCTCCTGCGCCGCTTACGTCTTGCACCAAACGCTGCGCACCGAGGTCCTCGTCGGCACGGAACTGGCCAACGCCCAGCCTGCCACCGTGATCATCAAACTGTTCAAGCTCGCCGTGCGCGTGGTGCAGTACAAAGACCGCGTGCGCCTGCACCTGCCCTCGAGCTGTCCGGTCAAGACGCTGTTGCAGCAGGTCACCGAGAGGCTCTTCAACGCGCAGCCCCGGGCGGCGCCCGCCTAG